Within the Halorhabdus rudnickae genome, the region GAGGCGATCGACGATCTCACGGATGTCCGCGGAAGTCTCGATGCTATCTTTGACCTTTTCACGTCGGCGCACCTCGGCGGCACTGGCGTCGTAGGCGCGGACGTACTCCGCTCGGGAGTGTTCCTCGAAGGCATGACGGATTGCGAAGTACCCGTCTGGGAGAACCGTCCCGCAGACCGAACACTCGATGCGCTCGTGGCTCGTCGACTGGTGGACGATCAGGTCTTCGACCCGGTCGAAGCCTTCACCGCAACCTTCGAGCGCACATTCCCAGCTTGTCATACCCGGGGGTACGCGCTACCAAGCGTAAAAAACCCACCTATCGATTGGCGAACATCGTCACCAGAACGAGTCCGTCCTGAGTGGGGTACTCACCCCGGCCGTCCCGATCGACTACCGACTGTGTCCAGGAACGCCTCGGTCGTTCGTTCGACATCGAATGGATCGGAAAAGTGGTCGTCGATAGCTGTGAGCAACTGGTTTCGCCTCTTTGGCGGCACTCTCTGTCCGTGGGCGACGAGCGCGTCTGTGCGTCAGTCGTCTCGCTGCCGGTCGGGCATCCAGCCAGGGAGGCCGTCAGCGTGCCGTCGACCGCCGCGATGAAGCGTCGACGCCCCACTGCGGGACAGTCGTGGGTCATGATACCGTTCGGGTCGACGAGCGGAAAACCCTTTCTCGGGAGGGAGACCCGACATTCGCCGGGCTCCAGGGTCATCCACACCGACAAGAATCAGAACGGCTATTGGTGACGGCGGGATACCACGGGACGTGACAACGACGGCGGTCGATCCCCACGTAAAGATACTCGACGAGTCGGTCGTTCGACAGGCGAAAGCCAGCGGGCTCGACGTCCTGGTCTACGCCCCGCACTTCGAGCGACTACCGGCGATCAGGGAAACAGCAGAGCGCTTCTCCGACGAGGAGTTGCTGGTCGTCCCCGGTCGCGAGGTGTTCACGGGTTCCTGGCGCGAACGCCGGCACGTCCTCGCGATCGGTCTGGCAGAGCCAGTCCCGGATTTCATCACGCTTGAGGCCGCCATGCGGGAGTTCGAACGTCAAGATGCGGCCGTCCTCGTCCCCCACCCGACGTTTCTGAACGTGAGCCTCGACGCCGAGGTGGTCGATCGCTATCGAGACGTGATCGACGCCGTCGAGACGTATAATCCGAAGCACTGGCCCTCCCACAACCGCCGGGCACGGACCATCGCAGTCGAAACCGATCTGCCGCAGTACGCCTCCTCGTACGCACATCTTCGGGGAACTGTCGGTGAAGCCTGGACGACTTTCGACCGGTCGATCCACGACGAACGGGAACTGGTCGAGACACTCCAGAACGGTGTCTGGCGAACGCCACGTCACCGCCCGGATCTCGCCCACCACGGTCGGTGTGCCCTGGAGTTCGCCCACCTGGGGTGGGAGAACTCCTGGAAGAAGGCCGACCGCCTCTT harbors:
- a CDS encoding DUF7565 family protein; protein product: MTSWECALEGCGEGFDRVEDLIVHQSTSHERIECSVCGTVLPDGYFAIRHAFEEHSRAEYVRAYDASAAEVRRREKVKDSIETSADIREIVDRLEDGDDSL
- a CDS encoding PHP-associated domain-containing protein, encoding MTTTAVDPHVKILDESVVRQAKASGLDVLVYAPHFERLPAIRETAERFSDEELLVVPGREVFTGSWRERRHVLAIGLAEPVPDFITLEAAMREFERQDAAVLVPHPTFLNVSLDAEVVDRYRDVIDAVETYNPKHWPSHNRRARTIAVETDLPQYASSYAHLRGTVGEAWTTFDRSIHDERELVETLQNGVWRTPRHRPDLAHHGRCALEFAHLGWENSWKKADRLLLSGREATHPDDPAYDGRFDDAAVY